CGATACCGCCACCACCAGCTTCGCGGGCGCCTTCGGCACGACCTCGAGCAGCTACGGCGCCGACGGGGCAGGCTCGATTGGCACCGCGTTTGCGCTCGGCGTGAAGTCGCAAGGCGGCGACTCGGGGCTCAAGAGCGATGGCGCGACCATCTACCTGTACCAGGTGGGCGGCAAGGTCATCGGTTCGACGTCCGCCACGGAAGGCGGCATTCTTGCGGGCAACACCATCTTCGACCTGGCCGTGAGCACGGGCGGTTCCGTGACGCTGCAGCAGTTTGCCGAGATCGACCATGCGCTTCCGGGGTCTTCCTCGAACTACGCGGCCCAGCAGGCCACGATGGCCGACGACCTCGTCACGCTCAGCGGTTCGGTGACGCTCACCGATGCGGACGGCGACACCGCGAACGATTCGAAGGTGCTGAACATCGGCGCCAACATCAAGTTCGACGACCACGGACCGTCGGTCACGCTCGCTGCGCCCACCGACACGGCCGTGCTCAACGTCCAGGACGCACAGACCATCGGCGCCAACACCGACTCCGCCGTGCAGGATTTCTCGACCGCTTTCGGCGTGACCGCCAGCAGCTATGGCGCCGACGGCGCAGGCTCCACCGCCTCGGTCTTCGCGCTGGGCGTGGCCACGGCGGGCGGCGCATCCGGGCTCACGAGCGATGGCGCCGCGATCAAGCTGTATCTGGTGGCCGGAAGCGTCATCGGCTCGACGGCAGCAGCCGTCGGCGACATCAACGCGGGCAACACCATCTTCGACGTGGCGGTGAGCGCGGGCGGTTCGGTGACCTTGCGGCAGTTCGCGGAAATCGATCACGCGCTGCCGGGGGTCGGGTCCAACTACGCGGCGCAGCAGGCCACGCTGGCCGATACCTTGATCACCCTCACCAACACCGTGACGCTGACCGACGGCGACGGCGACACGGCAAGCGATTCGAAGGTGCTCAACATCGGCGCCAACATCAAGTTCGACGACAACGGCCCGACAGTGACCGCCATCTCCGACCTCAACGGAGCGAACGACGCCCAGCCCATTGCCGGCACCTACAACTTCGCCGTGGGCGCCGACGACGTGGACAACGCCTCGACCGACGGCATCGTGCTGACCGGCCTCACCGGAACGACCGCCGGCGGCCGGCCCATTACCGGTGCAGCCGTTTCGCACTTTGCCGAAACCGACACCACGGTCACCTACCACTTCAGCTTCAACTACTACGCCGGGCCCACGTCGACGACCACGCAGGCGGCGACCGGCACGGTCATCTTCAACAAGGCCGACGGTACCTACAGCTTCGACCTGGACCAGGTCTTCGGCGGACAGACGACCTTCTCCACGGGTGCACCGCAGGCCTCCTTCAACTACGACACCGAAGGCAACAACTCGCCCGAGATCGTGGTGCAGCAGTACAGCAGCGATTTCTTCGGCGTGCTGTCCGCCAGGGCGGCGACGCCGCCGAGCGACACCAGCGACCTGGTCTCGGGCGGCGATCATGTGTTCACGGCGGGCGAGACCTTCAACAGCATCAGCGCTGGTTTCGTCAATGTCGCGACCAACACCCTGGGCGTGAACTCCGACACCGTGCAGGCCGGCGAGCTGCTGAACTTCGACTACTACCGGTCGAATCCGGTGAGCAACCCCACGGTGGTGAGCCCGCCGCCGCGGCCCGACGCCACCATCGTCGGCACGGACCGGGCCTACGCCGACGCGATCAACATCACCATCGACCAGATCACCGACGGAGAAGACGTGGCGGTCCTGCTGAAGCTGGTCAACAAGACCGACAGCAGCATCACGACCACCCGGCTCCTGGTGGCCAACGCGGCGACGGACTACCAGGCGGGCACCGGGGGCCAGAAGATCGTGAGCATCGGCCTGGACGACTACGACAGCGCCAACTTCAAGATCTCGGGCGTGCAGGTCATGAGCAGCACCGAGGACGTCACCGGCACGGGCGTGAGCCTGAGCACCCATGGCGCGGTGAACCTGACGGCGGCCGGCATGAACTACGCCGATACGGCGGACAACGACGTGTTCAAGATCATCAAGATCGAGGTGATCACGTCGTCCACCATCAACTCGGACGTGGACCTGAACTTCACAGGCCAGCTGGTCGACGGCGATGCGGACTTCGCGGGCTTCGATTTCGACGTGCACCTGGAGATCGACGGCGTGGCGAACCTGATCGGCACCACCCAGCAAACGGAGGCGATCGCGTAGCGAGCCCTCGGGCAAGGGGCCGCGGCAGTGCGGCGCCTTGCGACCCGGCCTGCGCCCAGGCGTAACGATTGTCCAATCCGAGAGGTGGCATGAAACCGCAGGAAAAGCCCGGCGAATTGCGGCAGGCGGTGACGGCGCTCAGGGGCTACTTCGTGCGCGCGGCGTGGTTCAGCGCGTGCTCCGCGCTGCTGCTGCTGGCGCCGAGCGGCTACATGCTCGAGGTGTATGGGCGCGTGGTGAACAGCCGCAGCGCGCTCACGCTGGCCATGCTGACCTTGCTGGTGCTGGCCGCCTTCTGCCTCATGGAAGTGCTCGAGTGGGCGCGCACCGAGGTGATGTACCGCGCCGGGCGGAAGCTGGACCAGAAGCTGCGCAACCGCGTGTTCGCAGCCATTTTCGAAGCGGGCCTGAAGCGCCTGCCGGGCGGAACCGCGCAGCCGCTCAACGACCTTCGCACCCTGCGCGAGTTCCTGTATTCGCCGCCGCTGCTGGCGCTGATGGAGGCGCCGGTGGCGCTGGTCTGCATGGGGCTCATGTTCGCCATCAGCCCGGTGCTGGGGTGGTCGGCCGTGGTGGGCTCGCTGCTGCAGGTGTTCGTCGGCTGGCTCAACGACCGGAACACGCGGCCGCCGCTGGTGTCGGCCAACCGGTGCGCGATCGAAGCGCAGCAATATGCCGACGCCGCACTGCGCAACTCGCAGGTCATCGAGTCGATGGGCATGCTGCGCGACGTGCATCGCCGCTGGATGGCGAGGCGGCGCGAATTCCTGCAGCGCGAGGCCGTGGCCTCGGACAGCGCCGGAAGCTACCAGGCGCTGAGCAAGTTCCTGCAGGTCACCACCGGCTCCCTGCTGCTCGGCCTGGGGGCCTGGCTGCTGCTGAGGAACCAGCTGAACGGCGATGCGGGAATGATGGTGGTCGGCTCGATCCTGGGCGGGCGTGCGTTGGCGCCACTGGTGCTGCTGGTGGCGCAGTGGCGCATGGTGGTCAATGCCTCCGATGCATGGCAGCGCCTGGACAGCCTGCTGGCTGCCATCGCGCCGCGGCCGGACACGATGCCCTTGCCGCCGCCCAAGGGCGCGCTGCAGGTCGAGAGCGTGGTGGCCGGGGCCCCGGGCGGCGGCTCGGCCATCCTGCGGAACGTGGGCTTCGCCCTGGCGCCGGGCGAGGTGCTTGCCGTGGTGGGTCCTTCGGCCGCGGGGAAGACGACCCTGGCACGCCTCTTGGTGGGCCTGTGGCCGGCGGCCAGCGGCAAGGTGCGGCTGGACGGCGCGGACGTGTTCGCATGGGACAAGACGGAGCTCGGCCCGCACATCGGCTATCTGCCGCAGGAGGTCGAATTGCTGGAGGGCACGCTGGCCGAGAACATCGCGCGCTTTGCCGAGGTGCGGCCCGGGAAGGTCAGGGCGGCCGCCATGGCCGTGGACCTGCATGGCTGGATCATGAGCCTTCCGCTGGGCTACGACACGCCCATCGGCCCTGAAGGCGCGGTGCTGTCGGGCGGGCAGCGGCAACGGGTGGCACTGGCGCGCGCGCTCTACGGCCAGCCTGCGCTGGTGGTGCTCGACGAGCCGAACTCGAGCCTCGACGACGCTGGCGACGCGGCGCTGGCAGCTGCCATCCTGGCGCTGAAGGCGCGCGGCACCACCTTCGTCGTGATGACGCACCGCACCAGCGTGCTGGCGGTGGCCGACAAGATGCTGGTGCTGTGCGATGGCGCGATGCAGGGCTTCGGCGCGCGCGACGAGGTGCTGGCCGCGCTGCGGCAGGCCGGCCAGCAGGCGGTGGACCGGATGCGCAAGGCCGCCAACCAGTCCGTCTCGCGCCAGGGCGAGGCCGGCAATGCGGTGGGCGTTGCGCCAGCGGCGAGTTGACGGCCATGAAGCAAGCCTCGTTCTTCAACCGCAGCGAACTGACGCGTGCCCTCTGGGGTTTCCGCAGGGAGTTCCTGTTGGTCGGCGCGCTGAGCTGCCTGGCCAACCTGCTGATGCTCGTGCCGACGGTCTACATGCTGCAGATCTTCGACCGCGTGCTGTCCAGCCAGAGCGAGATGACCCTGCTCGCGGTCTCGGCGATCACGCTGCTGCTGTTCGTGGCGCTGGCCTTGTCGGAATGGCTGCGTTCGCGCCTCCTGGTGCGGGCCAGCCTGCGCTTCGACCGGCAGCTGAGCACCCGGGTGTTCAACGGGAGCTTCCAGGCCTATCTCGGCCAGCCGGCGAGCGCGAAGTCCAGGCCTTTTTCAGACCTCAACCACATCCGCCAGTTCTTCACCGGCCCCGGTGTCTTCGCGCTCTTCGATGCGCCCTGGGCGCCGATCTACATCGCGGTGATCTTCTTTCTCCATCCCTGGCTCGGCGTCGTGTCGCTGGCGTTTGCGCTGGTCCAGGGTGCGCTGGCGTGGTTCGGCCAGCGGCGGACTGTCGCACCGGCACAAGAGGTCCAGAAGGCCGCGGGCGACGCGATGAGCGACCTGCAGGGCAAGTTGCGCAACATCGAGGTGCTCGAATCGATGGGCATGATCGCCAACCTGCAGCGGCGCTGGAACCGCCAGCATGCGGCTTGCATGGCCGAGGGCTCTCGCGCGCAGGACGTCATCGGCCGCGTGGCGGCGTGGAGCAAGTTCATCCGCTACAGCCAGCAGTCGCTGGCCCTGGCCGCGGGCGCGCTGCTGGTGATCGATGGCCAGCTGTCGCCGGGCGCGATGATTGCCGCCAACGTGCTGATGGGCCGCGCGCTGGCGCCCATCGACCAGCTGGTCGGCACCTGGCGCAGCTTCGTCTCGTGCCGCAGTGCCTTCCATCGGCTGGAGAAACTGCTGGCCGAATTTCCCGCGCCGGGGCATGTTCCTTCGCGGGCCGCGCCCACGGGCGCCATCGGCTTGCATGGCGTCTGTGTCGGTGTCCCCGGGCGCGCAACGCCGATCCTGAAGAATATTTCGTTCTCGGTGCCGGCGGGAACCGTGGTTGCCGTGCTCGGGCCATCGGGGTCGGGCAAGTCGACGCTGGCGAAGGTCATGGTCGGCATCTGGAGCGCATCGGCGGGCGCGGTGCAGCTCGACGGCGCACCGATCGGTGCCTGGGACCGGCAGGCGCTGGGGCCGCACCTGGGCTACCTGCCGCAGGACGTGGAGTTGTTCGGCGGCACCATCGCCGAGAACATCGCGCGGCTCGGCGAGGTCGATTCGCGCAAGGTCATCGAGGCTGCACGCAGTGCCGGCATGCACGACGCGATCCTGCGCTTTCCGAAGGGCTATGACACGCCCATCGGCGATGCGGGCGGCCTGCTTTCCGGCGGCCAGCGGCAGCGCATCGGGCTGGCGCGCGCGATCTATGGCGATCCTTCGCTCATCGTGCTGGACGAGCCGAACGCCAACCTGGACGACGCCGGGGAGGCCGCGCTCGTGCGGGCCCTGCGCGAACTCAAGGCCAAGGGAAAAACGGTGTTCCTGGTGACGCATCGCCAGGCTGCGGTGGCCGTGGCCGACCGCCTCATGGTCCTGAACGATGGCGCCCTGGCGGCGGACGGGCCGCGCGACGTCACGCTCGCGTTTCTTCGCCGCGCGCAGCCCGCCGTGCGAACGGCGGCGCTGGCGCAGTCCGCATGACCCCGACGCCGCCTTGTGACCCATCCAAGGCCCGGAGCTTCAAATGGCCAAACCGAATCTACTCAGGGATGTCACTGCCACCCCCTTGCCGATCGATGACGTCGAGCCATTGCGGGACGATGCGGATGGTTCGGGGGGCGACTTCGGGCGCGCCGGGCGCATCGGCGCATGGGCCCTGGCGATCGGCTTCGGCGGGTTCCTCGTGTGGGCTGCATTCGCCCCGCTGGACGAGGGCGTGCCGAGCCAGGGGCAGGTGGCCATCGACACCAAGCGCAAGGCGGTGCAGCACCAGATCGGCGGCATCCTCAAGGAGGTGCGGGTGGGCGAGGGCGACCAGGTGCAGGAAGGCCAATTGCTGTTCAAGCTGGACGACGCCGCATCCAGGGCGAGCTTCGAGACCGTGCGGCAGCGCTACCTGGGATTTCGCGCCATACAGGGCCGCCTGCTGGCCGAACAGGGGGGCCAGAACAGCATCGACTTTCATCCGGACTTGCAGGCGGCGGCCTCGGACCCGCTGATCCGCCAGCACATGTTCAACCAGGAGCAACTGCTCAGGTCGCGCCGCGCGGCCTTGCGCGCCGACCTGCAATCGATCGAGGAGAACATCCAGGGCCAGCAGGAGTTGTCCCAGGCGTATTCGAGCATGCTGGTCAGCCGGCGACAGCAGCTTTCGCTTCTGCACGAAGAACTGGGCCAGACGCGCAAGATGGTCGGCGAGGGCTTTGCGCCGCGCAACCGCCAGCTGGAAATGGAGCGCCAGGTCGCCGAATCGAACACCTCCATTGCCGAACTCATCGGCAACATGGGCCGTGCGCGGCGTTCCATCGCGGAGCTTCGCCAGCGTGCCATTGCCAGGCAGCAGGAATACCACAAGGAAGTGGAAACGCAGCAGGCCGAAGTCAGCCGCGAAGTGCTCGGCGACTACGAGAAGTTCGTCGCCCTGCGCGACGAACTGGGCCGCACCGAGATCCGCTCGCCCGCTTCGGGCCAGGTGGTGGGGCTGGTGGCGCAAACCGTGGGCGGCGTGGTTGCGCCGGGGCAGAAACTGATGGACGTGGTGCCCGCCAACGAGCCCTTGCTGCTCGAGACCCGGGTGCCCCCGCACCTGATCGACCGCGTGCGTGCCGGCATTCCGGTGGATGTGCGCTTCTCGACCTTCGCCCATTCTCCGCAGCTGGTGGTGCAGGGCAAGCTGGCTTCGGTCTCCGGCGACCTGCTGGTCGACCCGCAGACCAACGCGAGCTACTACCTGGCGCGCGTGGCCGTGACGCCGGAGGGCCTGCAGAAGCTCGGCAAGCGTTCGCTGCAGCCGGGCATGCCGGTGGAGGTGGTCTTCAAGACCGGAGAGCGCTCGCTGCTCGTCTACCTTTTGCATCCGCTCACCAAGCGCATCGCAGCCTCGATGACGGAAGAATGAAGGTGAAGCAAAAAAAGCTGCTTGTCTTCGCTGCTGCCGGCCTGCTCTGCGGGCAGGCCTGGTCGCTCGATCTGTCCGAAGCCTATGGGGAAGCGCTGGTGCAGGACTCCACCATCCGCGCCGTGCGGGCGGCCACCGATGCGCGGCGCGAGCGCTTGCCGCAGGCCAGGGCGCAGCTGCTTCCCAGCGTGTCGGCGAGCGTCTCGCGCTTTCGAAACTCCCTGGAGCGAACATCGCCGGATGGCGCGGGGCAACTCCTCACCGCCAACCTGCGCTACACCAGCAGCAGCGAGGTGCTCACTTTGCGCCAACCCCTCTTTCGCATGCAACTGATGGCCGACTACCGCCAGGCGCGGGCGCAGGTCGACGATGCCGAGGCCACGCTGGAACGCGAGACCCAGAACGTCGGCGTCCGCGTGAGCGGCGCCTATTTCGAGGCGCTCCTGGCCGAGGAACATCTTGCGCTGGTGCTGGCGCAGAAGACCGCCTACACGACCCAGTTCGATGCCGCCGAGAAGCGCTTCGGCGCAGGCCTGGGCACGCGCACCGACATCGACGAAGCGCGTGCGGCGCTGGACCTCAACGTGGCGCAGGAACTCGAGGCGCGCCAGAACCTGGACTTCACGCGCCGGCAGATCCAGAGCCTGGTCAATCGCCCGATCGACCGGCTGGCGCCGCTCGATTCGTCGAGGATGCGGCTGATCCCGCCGGTGCCCGCCCAGCTCGAAGCCTGGGTCGCGCAGGCTGAAACCGGCAGCCCCGAACTCCAGTCGCTCGTCGCGCAAGTGGAAGCCGCCAGGAACGAGGTGGAGAAGGCCCAGGCCGGCCACTATCCGACCCTCGACGCCGTCGCCCAGTGGTCGCGCAGCGACAGCGACACCATCACCAGCATCAAGACCCGCTACACCAACCGCTCCATCGGCGTGCAGCTCAGCATTCCCCTCTATTCGGGCGGCCATGTGAGTTCGACGGTGCGGCAGGCGCTCGCGAACCAGCTGCGTGCGGAGGAAGCCCTCGAGGCCATGCGCCGCGACCTGAGCGTGCGGCTGCACCGCGAGTTCCGCGGCGTGACGGAGGGCGTGCTGAAGGTCAGGGCGCTCGAACAGGCGGTGCGTTCCGCCGAGCAGGTCGTCATCTCGAACAGCCGGTCGTTCGAGGCCGGCAGCCGCACCTTGCCCGACGTGCTGAACGCGGAGCAGCAGAAAGTCTCGGCGCAGCGCGACCTGGCGCAGGCGCGCTTCATCTACCTGATGTCGCGCGTGCGCCTGCAGGCGCTGGCGGGTGGCGCCAAGACCGAGGTCATCGAGGAGATCAACGGCTGGCTCGTGCGCTGACCCGGCCGCTCAGATGACGGGCACGCTG
The Variovorax sp. OAS795 genome window above contains:
- a CDS encoding DUF5801 repeats-in-toxin domain-containing protein, with translation MPATFTPGSTVTLDETAGLQNPVATPVPAGDANDNDIATSSLPAAFTTRLTALGAGAPTKAAVSGYNGSNTGTNAFTFSATGTVTDLSFVGLSGAPLDNFDSGLDTADGESIFLFTDATNNNVVYGKTAGNVIVFAAYLEETGTPVTGAKIWMVQYEAIAHGDTANADDAVTLLDKVFVGVSQDAEFNLADAPSGQNLFLMFTKANPTIVNGRISDVTIIATGKDPANQSGANSASTADDINISTGDTINSSKAGGPTTFGTNSQMITEQEGIRFTFVTGARADVTIPNLDQNEADLESNIDFTGMFGSRTADFDVVQLQSGKSAQVKVTAYSTAVESGNSFIDGYANDQMISITSVRVLDSVTGAVYETYSNGTEAALSSAIAISISGGVATITGVKAGYSIEYTTSADHNRVLVENGAALNASGNTHADFDIGGFRLLQVSAATAEVGSMMRFEDDGPSIVLATPTDTAVVNTQDADTIGVLTDTATTSFAGAFGTTSSSYGADGAGSIGTAFALGVKSQGGDSGLKSDGATIYLYQVGGKVIGSTSATEGGILAGNTIFDLAVSTGGSVTLQQFAEIDHALPGSSSNYAAQQATMADDLVTLSGSVTLTDADGDTANDSKVLNIGANIKFDDHGPSVTLAAPTDTAVLNVQDAQTIGANTDSAVQDFSTAFGVTASSYGADGAGSTASVFALGVATAGGASGLTSDGAAIKLYLVAGSVIGSTAAAVGDINAGNTIFDVAVSAGGSVTLRQFAEIDHALPGVGSNYAAQQATLADTLITLTNTVTLTDGDGDTASDSKVLNIGANIKFDDNGPTVTAISDLNGANDAQPIAGTYNFAVGADDVDNASTDGIVLTGLTGTTAGGRPITGAAVSHFAETDTTVTYHFSFNYYAGPTSTTTQAATGTVIFNKADGTYSFDLDQVFGGQTTFSTGAPQASFNYDTEGNNSPEIVVQQYSSDFFGVLSARAATPPSDTSDLVSGGDHVFTAGETFNSISAGFVNVATNTLGVNSDTVQAGELLNFDYYRSNPVSNPTVVSPPPRPDATIVGTDRAYADAINITIDQITDGEDVAVLLKLVNKTDSSITTTRLLVANAATDYQAGTGGQKIVSIGLDDYDSANFKISGVQVMSSTEDVTGTGVSLSTHGAVNLTAAGMNYADTADNDVFKIIKIEVITSSTINSDVDLNFTGQLVDGDADFAGFDFDVHLEIDGVANLIGTTQQTEAIA
- a CDS encoding TolC family outer membrane protein, whose product is MKQKKLLVFAAAGLLCGQAWSLDLSEAYGEALVQDSTIRAVRAATDARRERLPQARAQLLPSVSASVSRFRNSLERTSPDGAGQLLTANLRYTSSSEVLTLRQPLFRMQLMADYRQARAQVDDAEATLERETQNVGVRVSGAYFEALLAEEHLALVLAQKTAYTTQFDAAEKRFGAGLGTRTDIDEARAALDLNVAQELEARQNLDFTRRQIQSLVNRPIDRLAPLDSSRMRLIPPVPAQLEAWVAQAETGSPELQSLVAQVEAARNEVEKAQAGHYPTLDAVAQWSRSDSDTITSIKTRYTNRSIGVQLSIPLYSGGHVSSTVRQALANQLRAEEALEAMRRDLSVRLHREFRGVTEGVLKVRALEQAVRSAEQVVISNSRSFEAGSRTLPDVLNAEQQKVSAQRDLAQARFIYLMSRVRLQALAGGAKTEVIEEINGWLVR
- a CDS encoding type I secretion system permease/ATPase; this translates as MKPQEKPGELRQAVTALRGYFVRAAWFSACSALLLLAPSGYMLEVYGRVVNSRSALTLAMLTLLVLAAFCLMEVLEWARTEVMYRAGRKLDQKLRNRVFAAIFEAGLKRLPGGTAQPLNDLRTLREFLYSPPLLALMEAPVALVCMGLMFAISPVLGWSAVVGSLLQVFVGWLNDRNTRPPLVSANRCAIEAQQYADAALRNSQVIESMGMLRDVHRRWMARRREFLQREAVASDSAGSYQALSKFLQVTTGSLLLGLGAWLLLRNQLNGDAGMMVVGSILGGRALAPLVLLVAQWRMVVNASDAWQRLDSLLAAIAPRPDTMPLPPPKGALQVESVVAGAPGGGSAILRNVGFALAPGEVLAVVGPSAAGKTTLARLLVGLWPAASGKVRLDGADVFAWDKTELGPHIGYLPQEVELLEGTLAENIARFAEVRPGKVRAAAMAVDLHGWIMSLPLGYDTPIGPEGAVLSGGQRQRVALARALYGQPALVVLDEPNSSLDDAGDAALAAAILALKARGTTFVVMTHRTSVLAVADKMLVLCDGAMQGFGARDEVLAALRQAGQQAVDRMRKAANQSVSRQGEAGNAVGVAPAAS
- a CDS encoding type I secretion system permease/ATPase, which codes for MKQASFFNRSELTRALWGFRREFLLVGALSCLANLLMLVPTVYMLQIFDRVLSSQSEMTLLAVSAITLLLFVALALSEWLRSRLLVRASLRFDRQLSTRVFNGSFQAYLGQPASAKSRPFSDLNHIRQFFTGPGVFALFDAPWAPIYIAVIFFLHPWLGVVSLAFALVQGALAWFGQRRTVAPAQEVQKAAGDAMSDLQGKLRNIEVLESMGMIANLQRRWNRQHAACMAEGSRAQDVIGRVAAWSKFIRYSQQSLALAAGALLVIDGQLSPGAMIAANVLMGRALAPIDQLVGTWRSFVSCRSAFHRLEKLLAEFPAPGHVPSRAAPTGAIGLHGVCVGVPGRATPILKNISFSVPAGTVVAVLGPSGSGKSTLAKVMVGIWSASAGAVQLDGAPIGAWDRQALGPHLGYLPQDVELFGGTIAENIARLGEVDSRKVIEAARSAGMHDAILRFPKGYDTPIGDAGGLLSGGQRQRIGLARAIYGDPSLIVLDEPNANLDDAGEAALVRALRELKAKGKTVFLVTHRQAAVAVADRLMVLNDGALAADGPRDVTLAFLRRAQPAVRTAALAQSA
- a CDS encoding HlyD family type I secretion periplasmic adaptor subunit, translated to MAKPNLLRDVTATPLPIDDVEPLRDDADGSGGDFGRAGRIGAWALAIGFGGFLVWAAFAPLDEGVPSQGQVAIDTKRKAVQHQIGGILKEVRVGEGDQVQEGQLLFKLDDAASRASFETVRQRYLGFRAIQGRLLAEQGGQNSIDFHPDLQAAASDPLIRQHMFNQEQLLRSRRAALRADLQSIEENIQGQQELSQAYSSMLVSRRQQLSLLHEELGQTRKMVGEGFAPRNRQLEMERQVAESNTSIAELIGNMGRARRSIAELRQRAIARQQEYHKEVETQQAEVSREVLGDYEKFVALRDELGRTEIRSPASGQVVGLVAQTVGGVVAPGQKLMDVVPANEPLLLETRVPPHLIDRVRAGIPVDVRFSTFAHSPQLVVQGKLASVSGDLLVDPQTNASYYLARVAVTPEGLQKLGKRSLQPGMPVEVVFKTGERSLLVYLLHPLTKRIAASMTEE